The following proteins come from a genomic window of Alphaproteobacteria bacterium:
- the ettA gene encoding energy-dependent translational throttle protein EttA, with protein sequence MKIMQYSYVMKGLGKAFPGGKQVLKDIWLSFIPGAKIGIIGSNGSGKTTLMKIMGGTDQDFTGEAWAAKGIRVGYLPQEPELDSSKNVYENILDSLAYEKGLLDEFNEVSAKFLEPMSDDEMNDLLEKQGRLQEEIDALDAWNLENRIEVAMTALGCPPKDAKVDDISGGEKRRVALTKLLLEEPDILLLDEPTNHLDAYSVNWLERYLQEYKGTVVLVTHDRYFLDNVVSWILELDRGQGIPHEGNYSSWLEAKAKRLKTEQKSEDAQAKKMQQELEWIKQTPKGRQTKSKSRITAFEKLNDNFNDRISEGSIVIPEGPRLGENVIKVQKISKGYDGRILFEDLNFDIPKGAIVGVIGANGMGKSTFLRIVTGQETADNGGVSIGDTAKLSYVDQLRTDLRGENTVWEEISDKNDEIDLGKKSINSRAYCSWFNFKGADQQKKMHQLSGGERNRVHLAKLLKSGGNVIILDEPTNDLDIATLRSLEEALLNFQGCIIVVSHDRFFLDRIATHMLAFEGDGNVVWHEGNFQSYEEDRKRRLGIEENEQERFKFRKFKH encoded by the coding sequence ATTAAAATTATGCAGTACTCTTATGTTATGAAAGGTCTGGGCAAGGCATTTCCTGGTGGAAAGCAGGTCCTAAAAGATATTTGGTTATCATTTATACCAGGTGCAAAAATTGGAATCATTGGTTCTAATGGGTCTGGAAAAACAACCTTGATGAAAATCATGGGCGGCACAGATCAAGATTTTACTGGTGAAGCTTGGGCGGCTAAGGGTATAAGAGTTGGATACTTACCACAAGAGCCAGAGCTAGATTCGTCAAAAAATGTGTATGAAAATATTCTAGACAGCTTGGCGTATGAAAAGGGTTTATTAGATGAGTTCAATGAGGTGTCGGCGAAATTTTTAGAGCCAATGTCTGACGACGAAATGAATGATTTACTTGAAAAACAAGGAAGGTTGCAAGAAGAGATTGATGCGTTAGATGCATGGAATTTAGAAAATCGCATTGAAGTAGCCATGACAGCATTAGGATGTCCTCCAAAAGATGCAAAAGTTGATGATATTTCAGGTGGTGAAAAGCGTCGTGTTGCATTAACAAAACTTTTGCTTGAAGAACCGGATATCCTTCTTTTAGATGAGCCAACAAACCATTTAGATGCATATTCGGTGAACTGGTTAGAGCGTTATTTGCAAGAATACAAAGGTACTGTTGTTTTAGTAACACACGATCGTTATTTCTTAGATAATGTTGTTTCCTGGATCTTGGAGCTAGATAGAGGTCAAGGTATTCCACATGAAGGCAACTATTCTTCCTGGTTGGAGGCTAAAGCAAAGCGTTTAAAGACAGAGCAAAAAAGTGAAGATGCTCAAGCGAAAAAAATGCAACAGGAGTTGGAGTGGATTAAACAGACACCAAAAGGTCGTCAAACAAAGAGCAAATCCCGTATCACAGCATTTGAAAAGCTTAACGATAACTTCAATGATCGCATTTCTGAAGGAAGTATTGTTATCCCCGAAGGGCCTAGACTTGGAGAGAATGTAATTAAAGTTCAGAAAATTTCCAAAGGTTACGATGGTAGAATATTATTTGAGGATTTGAATTTTGATATTCCGAAGGGCGCTATCGTTGGTGTGATTGGTGCGAATGGTATGGGAAAGTCAACATTCTTACGTATTGTGACAGGTCAAGAAACAGCAGATAACGGAGGGGTGTCTATAGGGGATACAGCAAAATTGTCTTATGTGGATCAGTTGCGCACAGATTTGCGAGGTGAAAATACAGTTTGGGAAGAGATTTCAGACAAGAATGATGAAATTGATTTGGGTAAAAAATCTATCAATAGCCGTGCATATTGTAGCTGGTTTAATTTTAAAGGCGCAGATCAACAAAAAAAGATGCATCAATTGTCAGGAGGAGAGAGAAACCGTGTGCATTTAGCGAAACTGTTAAAGTCTGGTGGAAACGTTATCATTTTGGACGAACCAACCAATGATCTTGACATTGCAACTTTGCGTTCTCTGGAGGAGGCGTTGCTAAATTTCCAAGGGTGTATAATTGTAGTTTCTCACGATCGTTTCTTTTTAGATCGCATTGCCACGCATATGTTAGCGTTTGAAGGAGATGGAAACGTTGTCTGGCATGAGGGAAATTTTCAATCTTATGAAGAAGACAGAAAAAGACGCTTAGGAATTGAAGAGAATGAGCAAGAGCGTTTTAAATTTAGAAAGTTTAAGCATTAG